A part of Rhinoderma darwinii isolate aRhiDar2 chromosome 1, aRhiDar2.hap1, whole genome shotgun sequence genomic DNA contains:
- the SIRT6 gene encoding NAD-dependent protein deacylase sirtuin-6 isoform X1, which translates to MSVNYAAGLSPYADKGRCGLPEIFDSPEELHRKVKELADMVRTATYVVVHTGAGISTSCGIPDFRGPNGVWTLEEKGLNPKFDITFETAHPSATHMALLQLQRVGTLKFLISQNVDGLHIRSGFPRDHLAELHGNMFVEECTKCGKQYVQDYVVGTMGLKPTGRLCDVAKVRGLRACRGKLMDTILDWEDSLPDKDLNLANEASRKADLAITLGTSLQIKPSGNLPLLTKRKGGKLVIVNLQPTKHDRNADLRIHGYVDEVMTQLMQSLDLKIPGWTGPPTKSETKDQVTDHPSYCNGDSEFAHIKIEKRDTCIEEKPHLPKRAKVETICT; encoded by the exons ATTTTTGACTCCCCAGAAGAGTTACATCGAAAGGTGAAGGAACTTGCAGATATGGTTCGTACAGCTACATATGTTGTCGTTCATACAGGAGCTGGAATAAGCACTTCATGCGGGATCCCTGATTTTAG AGGTCCTAATGGTGTGTGGACATTAGAGGAAAAGGGTTTAAATCCTAAATTTGACATAACATTTGAAACTGCACATCCATCTGCAACACATATGGCACTGCTGCAGCTACAGAGAGTTGGTACCTTGAAGTTTTTGATTAGCCAAAATGTAGATGGTTTACATATAAGATCTGGATTCCCCAG GGATCACCTGGCAGAGCTTcatggaaacatgtttgttgaggAATGTACAAAATGTGGCAA ACAGTATGTTCAAGATTATGTGGTTGGAACCATGGGTTTAAAACCTACTGGTAGACTCTGTGATGTTGCCAAAGTAAGAGGTCTACGAGCATGCAG GGGAAAGCTGATGGATACAATCCTTGATTGGGAAGATTCTCTGCCGGATAAAGATCTGAATCTTGCAAACGAAGCCTCCAG AAAAGCAGATCTGGCCATTACTCTTGGAACATCTTTACAAATTAAACCCAGTGGGAACCTTCCTCTGTTGACTAAACGTAAGGGTGGGAAACTGGTGATCGTAAATCTGCAGCCAACCAAACAT GATCGTAATGCTGACCTGCGTATTCATGGATATGTGGATGAAGTAATGACACAACTAATGCAGAGTCTGGATCTCAAAATTCCTGGGTGGACTGGTCCTCCAACTAAATCAGAAACAAAAGATCAGGTGACTGACCACCCGTCTTACTGCAATGGAGATTCAGAATTTGCACATATTAAAATTGAAAAAAGGGACACTTGCATTGAAGAGAAGCCCCACCTGCCCAAAAGAGCAAAAGTGGAGACCATTTGTACGTGA
- the SIRT6 gene encoding NAD-dependent protein deacylase sirtuin-6 isoform X2 yields the protein MVRTATYVVVHTGAGISTSCGIPDFRGPNGVWTLEEKGLNPKFDITFETAHPSATHMALLQLQRVGTLKFLISQNVDGLHIRSGFPRDHLAELHGNMFVEECTKCGKQYVQDYVVGTMGLKPTGRLCDVAKVRGLRACRGKLMDTILDWEDSLPDKDLNLANEASRKADLAITLGTSLQIKPSGNLPLLTKRKGGKLVIVNLQPTKHDRNADLRIHGYVDEVMTQLMQSLDLKIPGWTGPPTKSETKDQVTDHPSYCNGDSEFAHIKIEKRDTCIEEKPHLPKRAKVETICT from the exons ATGGTTCGTACAGCTACATATGTTGTCGTTCATACAGGAGCTGGAATAAGCACTTCATGCGGGATCCCTGATTTTAG AGGTCCTAATGGTGTGTGGACATTAGAGGAAAAGGGTTTAAATCCTAAATTTGACATAACATTTGAAACTGCACATCCATCTGCAACACATATGGCACTGCTGCAGCTACAGAGAGTTGGTACCTTGAAGTTTTTGATTAGCCAAAATGTAGATGGTTTACATATAAGATCTGGATTCCCCAG GGATCACCTGGCAGAGCTTcatggaaacatgtttgttgaggAATGTACAAAATGTGGCAA ACAGTATGTTCAAGATTATGTGGTTGGAACCATGGGTTTAAAACCTACTGGTAGACTCTGTGATGTTGCCAAAGTAAGAGGTCTACGAGCATGCAG GGGAAAGCTGATGGATACAATCCTTGATTGGGAAGATTCTCTGCCGGATAAAGATCTGAATCTTGCAAACGAAGCCTCCAG AAAAGCAGATCTGGCCATTACTCTTGGAACATCTTTACAAATTAAACCCAGTGGGAACCTTCCTCTGTTGACTAAACGTAAGGGTGGGAAACTGGTGATCGTAAATCTGCAGCCAACCAAACAT GATCGTAATGCTGACCTGCGTATTCATGGATATGTGGATGAAGTAATGACACAACTAATGCAGAGTCTGGATCTCAAAATTCCTGGGTGGACTGGTCCTCCAACTAAATCAGAAACAAAAGATCAGGTGACTGACCACCCGTCTTACTGCAATGGAGATTCAGAATTTGCACATATTAAAATTGAAAAAAGGGACACTTGCATTGAAGAGAAGCCCCACCTGCCCAAAAGAGCAAAAGTGGAGACCATTTGTACGTGA